The DNA region TTGGTAATTCATACTACTTAAATGGCGcaggtttcttttttttcataatcAAATGTTTTTCTTGTAATAGTTTCGTATTTTACTCACATACTTATGGCGTAATTCTTCAAGCCATCGGGCTTCTTGTGTGTAATTGACATTAACATGCGGGTTAGCTTATGCAGCCCCTGTATCTTGTTTTGTATAAGGTATGCAAATAAAACTACTGCGGTTACGTGGGCTGGCTCTGAAcaacgaaaaagttaaataatgcGGAACagaagaattaatttttataacaaaagaatttaattaCGTGAGCCTAATAAACCATTTCGGCGAGGCAGCCCAGCCCGCTTGTTACTGTTTATATGGAGTACCATCCAGCCCGCTTGGCGAGGTCTCGTGTGAAATAGACGAGATCTCGGCAAGCGGCCAAGCTCGCCTccatataaacagccccttaGAGCAGCAAGGTTTGGtcccaaaacaaacaaaaataaagaagcCGGGAGAGATGAAATCATTTCTTTTCACCACAGCGTTTGGACACAAAGTAACCCAGGGGAGTGACGCACACCCACCTTTTGTGCGGCAAAAAATGACGAGGAAAACATAGTAATTCTGAGTTCGGTTTCTAACTAACTTAAAACTTTCTgttgtttgttttcttcttgTTCCCTGCAATAAAGATATACATATGCTATACAACATATATAAACATATACATATGCTATACAACATATATAAACATATTCATATGCTATACAACAGATATAAACAAATACATATGCTATATATCGACATATACATATTACATACAAACATATTCTTTCTAAACATTTGAATGTTAAATGGATGAGAAATGCTTGATGAGCCTTGCCTGCTCtctttgctttttaaaaatgctgtCAAAACAAAATTTGCTGTTATATCatgaaaaataatctgaaaGCTGTAAAAATCCTCAAAACTGCTGCAGAACTCTTTTTACAATTCATCGTGTTTTGGATCAAACTGTTTCCACCATTTAAAAAGGCGATCAACTTTTTTCCAATCTACGACTTTCCACCAGTTctcaacatatttttttctgtaaaaagtaCAAGAAAATTATAACGCAACGAAACAATCCGATGAACCTTAAATTTGTTGCGGTAGTTGTACATTTTTCTCAAAAGAAACTTATGCCCAAAAGATATAATGATGGCAGTGAGACGAGCAGGGGAAGGTAACAAAGTACATGGTACATAGCAGTGTAAACACAAACTTATGATAATATGATTTTCTCGAAAAAAGATTGAATTCCTTCGCTTACCGGTTGTTTAATGTTAGAAACTCACATACCTATTGTTTTGATGTTTGATGAAATATGCATGCTCCCACAAGTCAAGTGCAAAAAGAGGTTGATACTCATTATTCAAAGGCGTTACTTCTTCCACTGTTGCATATATTGTCAAATAGTTACCACGAGGTACCCGAATCAGCCATATGTGCCCAGCTCCAAAATGCTTGCACGCATCTCTTTCCACCCAATCTTTGAATTGTGTAAAGTTATGAAATGAtcgtttaaagattttttttaaagaatctggCAGTTCCTTCTCTTCTCCAGATGGGTTGCTATTTAATACAGCGAAGTAAAAAATATGGCTCAGGTATCTAAAATGAAAAGGaaccaaatatatatatataagaaggCAAAAAATCATGGGGACGAGGCTGAGCGCCCagatttcaattttcttttaagCGGCGCCAACGCGCATGTCAAGAAGCGAAAAAAGCTCTGGGGATGAGATTGCCCAGATCTAACAAGCGGTTAACTCACCCTCCTCCGTAATTCTCTAAGTTTGTTCTCCACTTTTCTGGAACACTCTCGATATTGGCAAAAATGTTAAGCAGAGAAGTTTTCGaaagtttttcttcttctttctaaaaaaaaaaaaaacgtttcaaACCTagttatgttatattttttaggtAAGCAATTTTTACGTTATACGTCTACAGTATCAGTCTTAAAATTTGCATAAAAACGTGAATACTTTAGTTGGACTTCGTTTCCATAACACGCCGATAGTCCCACATAATACTGCCCCCACGACGGCCTTGTACTCAGACCATTCTGTTTTTATGCATTGCGGCTATCCTGCGATAACAGGTTAGGGGAAAAACCCTGAGAAAAGAGAGTTCAACCattgacatttttaaaacatatacaTTTGGAAAAACTCACGCGGTTGTCCGTCCCTTATGTATCGCATCTTGTGTTTCTGTAGCTCTACTTATTTTACGCACACAAACAGTCAGACGGAATACGACAATTATTTAATTTAGACTTAGACTATTTTTAATCTCTTTTATTGTTATGATTTTACGATGCGATGATCATTTCTTATCTCGAAAGACAAAATTGGGCTAACAATGGGGAGTTAATATTATCTCCTTACCGATTCTCTCCATTCTTTCAAAACTTCGTTTAATTTATTCGCATATCGCGCCATGATCACACTGTGATGTGTTTTTACAGTCAGTGCATCAATCCAAGGTTCCAAAGCATCATATTTGTACGGCAATTTAGGTAGATCGTAATTTTCCTGGTATTTGTCTAATCCAATGTACATGTCATCTTCGGCATTCTTTGATACCACAACGCATACGACGTAAAACAACGCAAATACACGTAAcatattttctataaaaaattatAGTGTTTCAACAGAAATCCTACAAGTTGAGTTTTTTCACCCAGGGGCTTTTTGAGGAGGAGATAATATAacgtttttaattaaaacataTATGCATCTTCGTTCCCATGGCATTTTGCAAATTACCCAGGGAACGAGTTTGACATATATGTACCATTAATTTGCAAATTCAATTTACACTTTCTACCTAACA from Hydractinia symbiolongicarpus strain clone_291-10 chromosome 6, HSymV2.1, whole genome shotgun sequence includes:
- the LOC130647548 gene encoding superoxide dismutase [Mn] 2-like codes for the protein MLRVFALFYVVCVVVSKNAEDDMYIGLDKYQENYDLPKLPYKYDALEPWIDALTVKTHHSVIMARYANKLNEVLKEWRESKEEEKLSKTSLLNIFANIESVPEKWRTNLENYGGGYLSHIFYFAVLNSNPSGEEKELPDSLKKIFKRSFHNFTQFKDWVERDACKHFGAGHIWLIRVPRGNYLTIYATVEEVTPLNNEYQPLFALDLWEHAYFIKHQNNRKKYVENWWKVVDWKKVDRLFKWWKQFDPKHDEL